The following proteins come from a genomic window of Ursus arctos isolate Adak ecotype North America unplaced genomic scaffold, UrsArc2.0 scaffold_12, whole genome shotgun sequence:
- the THEM5 gene encoding acyl-coenzyme A thioesterase THEM5, which produces MLRRGFQVAGRLSQHRVLPGVPQVLPRLILTSTFGSSTDSLVSRFCLEKTGLKDYALPNASWCPDMLSLYHELQEKTKTDGWVKLPSFKSNRDHIQGLKLPLGLAVPSDERDWRIFTRCIQVEGQGYEYVIFFHPSKKKSICLFQPGPYLEGAPGFAHGGSLAAMMDETFSKTAYLAGQGLLTVSLSIRFKHLIPVGSLAVLNVDVEKIEDQKVYMSCIAQSRDQQTVYAKCSGVFLQLQLENESPQ; this is translated from the exons ATGTTAAGGAGAGGCTTCCAGGTGGCGGGAAGACTTAGCCAGCACAGAGTCCTTCCTGGTGTCCCCCAGGTCCTGCCCAgactcatcctcacttcaacattcGGATCCTCCACGGACTCCCTG GTCTCAAGATTCTGTCTGGAGAAGACAGGTTTGAAGGATTATGCGCTTCCCAATGCCAGCTGGTGTCCAGACATGCTGAGCCTGTACCATGAATTGCAGGAGAAGACCAAGACTGATGGCTGGGTCAAACTGCCCTCTTTCAAGTCCAACAGAGACCACATCCAGGGGCTGAAGCTCCCATTGGGGTTAGCAGTGCCCTCAG ACGAAAGGGACTGGCGCATCTTCACCAGGTGCATCCAAGTGGAAGGACAAGGCTACGagtatgtcatttttttccacCCATCCAAGAAGAAGTCCATCTGTCTTTTCCAACCTGGCCCCTACCTGGAGGGGGCCCCAGG gtttGCACACGGAGGGTCCCTGGCTGCCATGATGGACGAGACCTTCTCTAAAACTGCTTACCTGGCTGGACAGGGACTGCTCACAGTAAGCCTCAGCATCAGGTTCAAACA CTTGATCCCTGTGGGCTCGCTGGCTGTACTGAACGTTGACGTGGAGAAGATCGAGGACCAGAAGGTTTACATGTCCTGCATCGCCCAGAGCAGGGACCAGCAGACAGTCTATGCCAAGTGCTCAG GTGTTTTCCTTCAGCTGCAGCTGGAAAACGAATCACCCCAGTAA